A genome region from Natronosalvus rutilus includes the following:
- the psmB gene encoding archaeal proteasome endopeptidase complex subunit beta, translating to MRTPSHDSEFSRTVDQLANEPSPYEPELGSLPQNGLSQAELDNVNKTGTTTIGITTADGVVIATDMRASLGGRFVSNKNVQKVEQIHPTGALTMVGSVGGAQSFIKSLRAEVNLYSARRGEEMSIDALATLAGNFARGGPFFAIHPILGGVDAEGSHVYSIDPAGGVMEDDYTVTGSGMQLAYGHLEQAYEEGLSNDEAMTIAARSIKSAAERDTGSGNGVFLCEITEDGVEIHGHNDFEEVI from the coding sequence ATGCGAACGCCATCCCACGACTCCGAGTTCTCTCGCACCGTCGACCAGCTGGCGAACGAGCCCTCGCCGTACGAGCCGGAACTCGGCTCGCTCCCCCAGAACGGCCTCTCACAGGCCGAGCTGGACAACGTGAACAAGACGGGGACCACGACAATCGGCATCACGACGGCCGACGGCGTCGTCATCGCGACCGACATGCGCGCGAGCCTCGGCGGTCGCTTCGTCTCGAACAAGAACGTCCAGAAGGTCGAGCAGATCCACCCGACCGGCGCGCTCACGATGGTCGGCAGCGTCGGCGGTGCCCAGTCGTTCATCAAGAGCCTCCGCGCCGAGGTCAACCTCTACAGCGCCCGACGCGGCGAGGAGATGAGCATCGACGCACTCGCCACCCTCGCGGGCAACTTCGCCCGCGGCGGCCCGTTCTTCGCCATCCACCCCATCCTGGGCGGCGTCGACGCGGAAGGGAGCCACGTCTACAGCATCGACCCCGCCGGCGGCGTCATGGAGGACGACTACACCGTCACCGGCTCCGGCATGCAACTCGCCTACGGCCACCTCGAGCAGGCCTACGAGGAGGGACTCTCGAACGACGAGGCGATGACCATCGCGGCCCGGAGTATCAAGTCCGCCGCCGAGCGCGACACCGGCTCCGGCAACGGCGTCTTCCTCTGTGAGATCACCGAGGACGGCGTCGAGATCCACGGCCACAACGACTTCGAAGAAGTCATCTGA
- a CDS encoding DUF555 domain-containing protein produces the protein MANYLVAMEAAWLVRDVEAIDDAIGVAVSEAGKRLNSENMEYVEVEVGATGCPACGEPFDSAFIAAETALVGLALEMDVFNADSEEHASRIAKSEIGGALRDVPLSVVEIFELDDDED, from the coding sequence ATGGCCAACTATCTCGTCGCGATGGAAGCCGCGTGGCTCGTTCGCGACGTCGAGGCGATTGACGACGCAATCGGCGTCGCCGTCAGCGAAGCCGGAAAGCGACTCAACAGCGAGAATATGGAGTACGTCGAGGTCGAGGTGGGCGCGACGGGCTGTCCCGCCTGCGGCGAACCGTTCGACTCCGCGTTCATCGCGGCCGAAACCGCGCTCGTCGGGCTCGCTCTCGAGATGGACGTCTTCAACGCTGACAGCGAGGAACACGCCTCCCGTATCGCGAAGAGCGAGATCGGCGGGGCGCTTCGGGACGTACCGCTATCGGTCGTCGAAATCTTCGAACTCGACGACGACGAGGACTGA
- a CDS encoding CBS domain-containing protein, with protein sequence MDLPTPTDLRQRRNELELTQSELANRADVSQPLIARIEGGDVDPRLSTLRRIVNALEDAEGDIIRADDLMHEDVVSVAPDDPVSEAAHQMEREAYSQLAVIQDGIPVGSISQTELVHLDEEDRNEPVAEHMAESFPTVSKDATLDEISNLLEHYKAVMITEAGQTVGIITEADLAARLS encoded by the coding sequence ATGGACCTGCCGACGCCGACGGACCTCAGACAGCGCCGGAACGAACTGGAACTCACCCAGAGCGAACTGGCTAACCGGGCCGACGTCTCCCAGCCACTGATCGCCCGCATCGAGGGCGGCGACGTCGACCCGCGACTCTCGACCCTGCGTCGGATCGTCAACGCTCTCGAGGACGCTGAGGGCGACATCATCCGTGCGGACGACCTCATGCACGAGGACGTGGTCAGCGTCGCCCCCGACGATCCGGTCAGCGAGGCCGCCCACCAGATGGAACGGGAGGCGTACTCGCAACTGGCGGTCATCCAGGACGGGATTCCAGTGGGGTCAATCAGCCAGACCGAACTGGTACACCTGGACGAGGAAGACCGCAACGAACCCGTGGCCGAACACATGGCCGAGAGCTTCCCGACCGTCTCGAAGGACGCGACCCTCGACGAAATTAGCAACCTCCTCGAGCACTACAAGGCCGTCATGATCACCGAGGCGGGCCAGACCGTCGGCATCATCACCGAGGCGGATCTGGCGGCGCGGCTGTCCTGA
- a CDS encoding HAD family hydrolase, giving the protein MTTTVYFDLDGTLLEYTTPFDELLAGVLSEDPSPELAEFFSDRVLEGITGIEPDPYEQAFEAICERYGISGDPPSLAAEYVALEAASMTIDPVVRRLLETVADRHRTGILTNGDGPMQWRKIEEHGLDEIVDEVIVSNDLGARKPDPEIFEEAKARLPADAYLYVGDTYEHDIIPAQEQGFETVYVGDEERPEARVAASGTDALASLLLPLLETTDDR; this is encoded by the coding sequence ATGACGACGACCGTCTACTTCGACCTCGACGGCACGCTCCTCGAGTACACGACGCCGTTCGACGAGTTGCTCGCCGGCGTCCTCTCCGAGGACCCGTCCCCGGAACTGGCCGAATTCTTCTCCGATCGGGTGCTCGAGGGCATTACCGGGATCGAACCCGATCCCTACGAGCAGGCGTTCGAAGCGATCTGCGAACGCTACGGGATTTCGGGGGATCCGCCGTCGCTCGCCGCCGAGTACGTCGCCCTCGAGGCAGCGTCGATGACCATCGACCCGGTGGTTCGACGACTCCTCGAGACCGTCGCCGACCGGCATCGGACGGGGATTCTTACCAACGGTGACGGGCCCATGCAGTGGCGCAAGATCGAGGAACACGGCCTCGACGAGATCGTGGACGAGGTCATCGTCTCGAACGATCTGGGCGCCCGAAAGCCCGATCCCGAGATTTTCGAGGAAGCGAAGGCGCGCCTGCCAGCGGACGCGTACCTCTACGTTGGAGATACGTACGAACACGACATCATCCCAGCCCAAGAGCAGGGGTTCGAAACGGTGTACGTGGGCGACGAGGAGCGGCCAGAGGCGAGGGTCGCCGCCAGCGGGACGGACGCCCTCGCCTCTCTGCTCCTTCCGCTACTGGAGACCACCGACGATCGGTAA
- a CDS encoding HAD family hydrolase, which yields MTVPTTAPVDAVLFDLDDTLCRYRRSPATVLERAFERAGVDPLFEPSAYYDRYDDYLEDSSSVADLRERCFGDLAVEAGFERDAGIAVAEAFAAERDQRAVDPLSGVPDVLETLGEEYRLGLVTDGDPGMQREKLAAVGLTNAFDTTVFAGYDTAPKPDPEPFGRALAALETDPERAVYVGNSLSSDVAGARATGIRSVWVPPGPDFPAEPTPCPDYTLESLADLEQPPWLES from the coding sequence ATGACCGTACCCACGACGGCCCCCGTCGACGCCGTGCTGTTCGACCTGGACGACACCCTCTGTCGCTACCGCCGGTCGCCGGCGACGGTCCTCGAGCGAGCGTTCGAGCGCGCCGGCGTCGATCCACTCTTCGAGCCGTCGGCGTACTACGACCGGTACGACGACTACCTGGAAGATAGCTCGAGCGTCGCCGACCTGCGCGAACGGTGTTTCGGCGATCTGGCGGTCGAAGCGGGCTTCGAACGGGACGCCGGCATCGCCGTCGCGGAGGCGTTCGCCGCCGAGCGCGACCAGCGAGCGGTCGATCCGCTTTCGGGCGTTCCCGACGTCCTCGAGACTCTGGGCGAGGAGTACCGACTCGGCCTCGTGACCGACGGCGACCCCGGAATGCAACGTGAGAAACTCGCCGCCGTCGGCCTCACCAACGCGTTCGATACGACGGTCTTCGCAGGGTACGACACGGCGCCGAAGCCCGATCCGGAGCCGTTCGGGCGGGCGCTCGCGGCCCTCGAGACGGATCCGGAGCGCGCGGTGTACGTCGGGAACTCCCTCTCGAGCGACGTCGCGGGTGCTCGAGCGACCGGGATTCGATCGGTCTGGGTGCCCCCTGGGCCAGACTTTCCCGCGGAGCCGACGCCCTGCCCGGACTACACGCTCGAGTCGCTGGCGGATCTCGAGCAGCCACCCTGGCTCGAGTCGTAA
- the mch gene encoding methenyltetrahydromethanopterin cyclohydrolase, which produces MESLNRMAIELVDEALEFTEELNVGAYELENETTVLDFGLEFDGGIEAGLLCTEIQTAGLATPSRDLTEIGGAPILHVGLSTDQPGLALLCSQKASWELTTEDFEALGSGPARALVAEETEFRRIGYTDAFDLTALALETDEQPTEAAAEQVAALTDVETSGVFLLAYPTASVVGSVTNAARVAEHATFNLVELGYDPLDVVSATGRAPVPPVAGDEQTAIGRTNDAVAYGGTAHLVVREDFDAFDAVVSSAPEEYGTPFADIFEDRDWSFEETSADLFGPAKVTVDVLGGPTYVYGETDENVLVESFGLDTNR; this is translated from the coding sequence ATGGAGAGTCTCAACCGGATGGCCATCGAACTCGTCGACGAGGCCCTCGAGTTCACCGAGGAGCTCAACGTGGGCGCGTACGAACTCGAGAACGAGACGACGGTGCTCGACTTCGGCCTCGAGTTCGACGGCGGTATCGAAGCGGGACTACTGTGTACGGAGATCCAGACGGCCGGGCTCGCGACCCCGAGTCGCGACCTCACGGAGATCGGTGGTGCGCCCATCCTGCACGTCGGACTCTCGACGGACCAACCCGGGCTGGCGTTACTCTGTTCACAGAAGGCCAGCTGGGAACTCACGACAGAGGACTTCGAGGCCCTCGGAAGTGGCCCCGCTCGCGCGCTCGTCGCCGAAGAGACGGAGTTCCGCCGCATCGGCTACACCGACGCCTTCGACCTGACGGCACTCGCACTCGAGACCGACGAGCAGCCAACGGAGGCCGCCGCCGAGCAGGTGGCCGCCCTCACGGACGTCGAGACCAGCGGCGTCTTCCTGCTGGCCTACCCCACTGCCAGCGTTGTCGGGAGCGTCACGAACGCGGCCCGCGTGGCAGAGCACGCGACGTTCAACCTCGTGGAACTGGGCTACGACCCGCTCGACGTCGTCTCCGCGACCGGGCGCGCGCCGGTCCCGCCGGTTGCCGGCGACGAGCAGACGGCCATCGGCCGGACGAACGACGCCGTCGCCTACGGCGGGACGGCCCACCTCGTGGTCCGCGAGGACTTCGACGCCTTCGACGCGGTCGTCTCGAGCGCGCCCGAGGAGTACGGCACGCCGTTCGCCGACATATTCGAGGATCGAGACTGGTCGTTCGAGGAGACGTCGGCCGACCTGTTCGGCCCGGCGAAGGTGACCGTGGACGTCCTCGGCGGCCCGACCTACGTCTACGGCGAGACGGACGAGAACGTTCTGGTCGAGTCCTTCGGCCTCGATACCAACCGCTGA
- a CDS encoding MTH1187 family thiamine-binding protein has translation MTVIGFLSTAPVVEDSMSEAVANAIDALEDYDVEYETGPMGTTIEAEDIGELFAAAQAAHEAVDGDRVSTFLKIDDKRTSDESAAAKVDAVESHLERPARSRK, from the coding sequence ATGACGGTCATCGGCTTTCTGAGCACGGCACCGGTCGTCGAAGACAGCATGTCCGAAGCGGTCGCGAACGCCATCGATGCACTCGAGGACTACGACGTCGAGTACGAAACCGGGCCGATGGGGACGACCATTGAGGCCGAGGACATCGGCGAGCTGTTCGCCGCGGCGCAGGCGGCCCACGAGGCCGTCGACGGCGACCGGGTCAGCACCTTCCTCAAGATCGACGACAAGCGGACGAGCGACGAGTCGGCGGCGGCGAAGGTCGACGCCGTCGAGTCCCACCTCGAGCGGCCGGCGAGAAGTCGCAAATAG
- a CDS encoding HalOD1 output domain-containing protein codes for MQTEIPPPDSTNDSNYDQANGRYVFRYDPDGTATLTTTIVHALSSIANVDVSQGEFSLYDSIDPDALERLFSPKNDGGRRLDGHVCFSALEHEVYVFANGDIFVYPPTDSGQSPLR; via the coding sequence ATGCAAACTGAAATCCCTCCTCCAGACAGCACGAACGACTCGAATTACGACCAAGCGAACGGCCGGTACGTCTTTCGCTACGACCCCGACGGCACGGCGACGCTGACGACGACCATCGTACACGCCCTCTCGAGCATCGCGAACGTCGACGTCTCCCAGGGCGAGTTCTCGCTGTACGACAGCATCGATCCTGACGCGCTCGAGCGACTATTCAGCCCGAAGAACGACGGCGGGCGACGACTCGACGGCCACGTGTGCTTCAGCGCACTCGAGCACGAGGTGTACGTCTTCGCCAACGGCGACATCTTCGTCTACCCACCGACTGACAGCGGCCAGTCACCGCTTCGCTGA
- a CDS encoding helix-turn-helix domain-containing protein, translating to MAKYSTGSSSGGGGTNCELCGAESDSLRRATVAGADLEVCPSCAPHSDEQKQRSRRSGGSGSSGSRSQDEPNRKKKAAQNVARANPIWDGDSEHWEKEGTNYDDDPLPYLVSGYGERVEAARQEAGLKREELAEELGCRESDLLAVEQGRATQAGVGGGLITALESVLEVELAE from the coding sequence ATGGCAAAATACTCGACCGGCTCGTCGTCCGGCGGCGGCGGGACGAACTGCGAGCTCTGTGGCGCCGAAAGCGACTCGCTGCGTCGAGCGACCGTTGCCGGCGCCGACCTCGAGGTCTGCCCGAGCTGTGCCCCCCACAGCGACGAGCAAAAGCAGCGTAGTCGTCGATCGGGGGGCTCCGGCTCCAGCGGCTCGCGATCCCAGGACGAACCCAATCGCAAGAAGAAGGCCGCCCAGAACGTCGCCCGCGCGAACCCGATCTGGGACGGCGACTCCGAACACTGGGAAAAAGAGGGAACGAACTACGACGACGACCCGCTGCCGTACCTCGTCTCCGGCTACGGTGAACGCGTCGAGGCGGCCCGCCAGGAGGCCGGATTAAAACGCGAGGAGCTCGCCGAGGAACTCGGCTGTCGCGAGTCCGACCTGCTGGCCGTCGAACAGGGACGAGCGACCCAGGCCGGCGTCGGTGGCGGGCTCATCACGGCCCTCGAGTCGGTTCTCGAGGTCGAACTCGCCGAATAG
- a CDS encoding alanyl-tRNA editing protein, giving the protein MNGQRAAAEPYTTRFETEVTAVDGKRVWLETTYFYAEGGGQPADRGRIGDVPVEDVQVVDGEHVHVLADPPSFKAGHRVMCSIDWSFRMYCMRAHTASHVLYGAGRHLLEDLGYGGFDIGEEKIRVDLETTTEIDDDVLIELDDLVNRAVWESRPVSWEDVQVADARERDEIAFNEATEEGAFSRGQVRVVTIGSKDDNGRTTNGSSNPWDVAACGGTHVRNTREIGPVTVLDRSNPGEGLTRVEFAVGPRAIERRAAEKRAALAAKQTLGADVGSISDALEETVERQDALEADKRTLEAELVERALEAADPVERDGERWLVTSVDGLEPEALGDAVREAPDASADVLAVVGETDYPFVVIRSNEAVDAGALVDYLTAEFGGGGGGSSSFAQAGGFDCSADAILEALADGR; this is encoded by the coding sequence ATGAACGGGCAACGGGCAGCGGCCGAGCCCTACACAACGCGATTCGAAACCGAGGTGACGGCAGTCGACGGGAAGCGCGTCTGGCTCGAGACGACGTACTTCTACGCCGAGGGCGGCGGCCAGCCAGCCGACCGCGGGCGGATCGGCGACGTTCCCGTCGAGGACGTCCAGGTCGTCGACGGCGAGCACGTCCACGTCCTCGCGGACCCACCGTCGTTCAAGGCCGGCCACCGCGTCATGTGCTCGATCGACTGGTCCTTCCGAATGTACTGCATGCGCGCACACACCGCCAGCCACGTCCTCTACGGTGCCGGGCGGCACCTCCTCGAGGACCTCGGCTACGGCGGGTTCGACATCGGCGAGGAGAAGATCCGCGTCGACCTCGAGACGACGACCGAAATCGACGACGACGTCCTGATCGAGCTCGACGACCTGGTCAACCGGGCGGTCTGGGAATCCCGGCCGGTCTCCTGGGAGGACGTGCAGGTCGCGGACGCGCGCGAACGCGATGAAATTGCGTTCAACGAAGCCACGGAGGAAGGCGCCTTTTCCAGGGGCCAGGTCCGCGTCGTCACGATCGGTTCGAAAGACGACAACGGCCGGACGACCAACGGCTCGAGCAACCCCTGGGACGTCGCGGCCTGTGGCGGAACCCACGTTCGAAACACCCGGGAAATCGGGCCCGTAACGGTCCTGGATCGGTCGAACCCCGGAGAGGGACTCACGCGCGTCGAGTTCGCCGTCGGCCCGCGAGCGATCGAACGTCGAGCAGCCGAAAAGCGAGCGGCGTTAGCGGCGAAGCAGACCCTGGGGGCGGACGTCGGCTCGATATCGGACGCTCTCGAGGAGACCGTCGAGCGCCAGGACGCCCTCGAGGCCGACAAGCGAACACTCGAGGCAGAACTCGTCGAGCGAGCGCTCGAGGCGGCCGATCCCGTCGAACGGGACGGCGAGAGGTGGCTCGTGACGAGCGTCGACGGACTCGAGCCTGAAGCGCTCGGGGACGCCGTTCGCGAAGCGCCGGATGCGTCCGCGGACGTCCTCGCCGTGGTCGGCGAGACCGACTACCCCTTCGTCGTGATCCGAAGCAACGAGGCCGTCGATGCGGGAGCGCTGGTCGACTATCTGACGGCCGAGTTCGGCGGCGGTGGCGGCGGTTCATCGTCGTTCGCTCAGGCCGGTGGCTTTGATTGTTCCGCTGATGCCATCCTCGAGGCGCTCGCGGACGGACGCTAA
- a CDS encoding DUF7553 family protein, which yields MTRTELAAASDTLREAANTAASDLATRLDEQAETVADLADRATGPDHGRLARLEHSLRDIQREADEDVAHRIDTALEEIRVYRATVEGV from the coding sequence ATGACTCGCACGGAACTCGCGGCTGCCAGCGACACTCTTCGGGAGGCCGCTAACACGGCAGCCTCCGATCTGGCGACTCGACTCGACGAGCAGGCCGAAACGGTGGCCGACCTGGCCGACCGAGCAACCGGCCCGGACCACGGTCGCCTTGCCCGACTCGAGCACTCCCTGCGCGACATTCAGCGCGAGGCGGACGAGGACGTGGCTCACCGGATCGACACCGCGCTCGAGGAAATTCGGGTCTATCGAGCGACCGTCGAGGGGGTCTAA
- a CDS encoding mandelate racemase/muconate lactonizing enzyme family protein, which translates to MGIDYSQLHDPNAEYTMRELSAETMGVAAKRGGGRDVEITDIQTTMVDGNFPWTLVRVYTDAGIVGTGEAYWGAGVSELVERMKPFLQGENPLDIDRLTEHMVQKMSGEGSLAGVTVTAISGIEIALHDLAGKILEVPAYQLLGGKYRDEMRVYCDCHTEEEADPIACADEAERVVDELGYDALKFDLDVPSGHEKDRANRHLRDVEIEHKASIVEAVTEAVGHRADVAFDCHWTFSAGSAKRLAERLEEYSVWWLEDPVPPENHDVQREVTQSTTTPITVGENVYRKHGQRRLLEGQAVDIIAPDLPKVGGMRETRKIADLADMYYVPVAMHNVASPVATMAAAHVGAAIPNSLAVEYHSYELGWWDDLVEETVIEEGYIDIPEEPGLGVTLDLDAVEEHLVDGAELFD; encoded by the coding sequence ATGGGTATCGATTACTCGCAGCTACACGATCCGAACGCGGAGTATACGATGCGAGAACTGTCGGCGGAGACGATGGGCGTCGCCGCGAAACGCGGCGGCGGTCGGGACGTCGAGATCACCGACATTCAGACGACGATGGTCGACGGGAACTTCCCGTGGACGCTCGTCCGCGTGTACACCGACGCAGGCATCGTCGGCACCGGCGAGGCCTACTGGGGCGCTGGCGTCAGTGAGCTCGTCGAGCGGATGAAACCCTTCCTGCAGGGCGAAAACCCGCTCGACATCGACCGGCTCACCGAGCACATGGTCCAGAAGATGTCCGGTGAGGGATCACTCGCGGGCGTGACGGTCACGGCGATTTCGGGCATCGAGATTGCCCTCCACGACCTCGCCGGAAAGATCCTCGAGGTGCCGGCCTACCAGCTGCTGGGCGGGAAGTACCGCGACGAGATGCGGGTCTACTGCGACTGCCACACCGAGGAGGAAGCCGATCCGATCGCCTGTGCCGACGAGGCCGAACGGGTCGTCGACGAACTCGGCTACGACGCGCTGAAGTTCGACCTGGACGTGCCCTCGGGCCACGAGAAGGACCGAGCGAATCGCCACCTGCGCGACGTCGAAATCGAGCACAAGGCGAGCATCGTCGAGGCCGTCACCGAGGCCGTCGGTCACAGGGCCGACGTCGCCTTCGACTGCCACTGGACGTTCTCCGCCGGTAGCGCGAAGCGACTGGCCGAGCGCCTCGAGGAGTACAGCGTCTGGTGGCTCGAGGACCCCGTGCCGCCGGAGAATCACGACGTCCAGCGCGAAGTCACCCAGTCGACGACGACGCCGATCACGGTGGGGGAGAACGTCTACCGGAAGCACGGTCAGCGTCGCCTCCTCGAGGGGCAGGCCGTCGACATCATCGCGCCCGACCTGCCGAAAGTCGGCGGGATGCGCGAGACGCGCAAGATCGCGGACCTGGCGGACATGTACTACGTCCCCGTCGCGATGCACAACGTCGCCTCACCGGTCGCGACGATGGCCGCGGCGCACGTCGGTGCAGCCATCCCGAACTCGCTGGCCGTCGAGTACCACAGCTACGAACTCGGCTGGTGGGACGACCTCGTCGAGGAGACGGTGATCGAGGAGGGCTACATCGATATCCCCGAAGAGCCGGGACTTGGCGTCACCCTCGACCTGGACGCCGTTGAGGAGCACCTGGTCGACGGTGCGGAGTTGTTTGACTGA
- a CDS encoding protein translocase SEC61 complex subunit gamma yields the protein MDVPYDLTSYVRVLKMATTPTREEFVQVSKIAGAGILLVGLLGFLIGVVMLFLTGGGF from the coding sequence ATGGACGTTCCCTACGATCTCACCTCGTACGTGCGGGTACTGAAGATGGCGACGACCCCCACGCGGGAGGAATTCGTGCAAGTGTCGAAGATCGCCGGGGCGGGAATCCTGCTCGTCGGCCTGCTCGGATTCCTCATCGGCGTGGTCATGCTGTTCCTCACTGGTGGGGGCTTCTGA
- a CDS encoding transcription elongation factor Spt5: MPIYAVKTTASQEQTVADMIINREEPDVHAALAPDSLTSYVMVESDGHAVLERILEDIPHARTVIPGESDISEVEHFLSPKPDVEGIAEGDIVELIAGPFKGEKAQVQRIDEGKDQVTVELYEATVPIPVTVRGDQIRVLDSDER, encoded by the coding sequence ATGCCGATCTACGCTGTCAAGACGACGGCCAGCCAGGAACAGACCGTCGCCGACATGATCATCAACCGCGAGGAGCCGGACGTACACGCCGCGCTTGCCCCCGACTCGCTGACCTCTTACGTAATGGTCGAGTCCGACGGCCACGCCGTTCTCGAGCGAATCCTGGAGGACATTCCCCACGCTCGAACGGTCATCCCGGGCGAGTCCGACATCTCGGAGGTCGAGCACTTCCTCTCGCCCAAGCCGGACGTCGAGGGGATCGCCGAGGGCGACATCGTCGAACTCATCGCCGGGCCGTTCAAGGGCGAGAAGGCGCAGGTTCAGCGCATCGACGAGGGCAAGGACCAGGTGACCGTCGAGTTGTACGAGGCGACGGTCCCGATTCCGGTGACAGTTCGCGGGGACCAGATTCGCGTTCTGGATTCCGACGAGCGATAG